From Coffea arabica cultivar ET-39 chromosome 2e, Coffea Arabica ET-39 HiFi, whole genome shotgun sequence, the proteins below share one genomic window:
- the LOC113732609 gene encoding uncharacterized protein produces MKCHLWGEYETEPDVHYEGGELRVFDHVEVTGISLFAMDRMLESQIGAIGEKKYHILIEEHGFRLLKHDREMHAYCVDQFEYGRVVDLYIEVSFSELLASQWGSDVDDEDFELEDEDDESDSKYIEGSDSREFSGKDSDYEQNSDDNDNKENVDYNLEWLGVENHRKEQLKRNEKKECVEETRGQTVSNSDTDDDNSDIDVAPDSGSDIDSLQGSDKEGHSRPPMYDPKDADNPKLEIRQVFTTFKEFKEAVRTWNIKRGRPFKFIKSDTIRIRAICPKKDVTGAYMLGR; encoded by the coding sequence ATGAAGTGTCACTTATGGGGAGAATATGAAACTGAACCTGATGTTCATTATGAGGGAGGTGAATTAAGGGTGTTTGATCATGTAGAGGTCACAGGTATAAGCCTTTTTGCAATGGATAGAATGTTAGAAAGTCAGATTGGAGCTATAGGTGAAAAGAAGTACCACATTTTGATAGAGGAACATGGCTTCCGTTTGTTAAAGCATGATAGAGAAATGCATGCCTATTGTGTTGATCAATTTGAGTATGGAAGGGTAGTTGATTTGTACATAGAAGTTTCTTTTAGTGAGTTATTAGCATCACAATGGGGGTCTGATGTTGATGATGAAGATTTTGAAttagaagatgaagatgatgaatCTGATAGTAAATATATAGAGGGTTCTGATTCTAGAGAATTCTCAGGAAAAGATTCAGATTATGAGCAAAATTCTGATGACAAtgataataaagaaaatgttgaTTATAATTTAGAATGGTTAGGGGTAGAAAATCACAGGAAAGAGCAGCTTAAGaggaatgaaaaaaaggaatgtGTAGAGGAAACTAGGGGACAAACGGTGAGTAATTCTGATACTGATGATGACAACTCCGACATAGATGTTGCACCAGATTCAGGTTCAGATATTGATAGTCTCCAAGGTTCAGATAAAGAGGGTCATTCAAGACCCCCTATGTATGACCCCAAGGATGCAGATAACCCCAAACTTGAAATTAGGCAGGTATTTACCACATTCAAGGAGTTTAAAGAGGCAGTTAGAACCTGGAATATCAAGCGGGGTAGACCATTTAAATTTATCAAGAGTGACACCATTAGAATTAGGGCAATTTGTCCTAAAAAAGATGTGACTGGTGCATATATGCTAGGAAGATGA